A single Phoenix dactylifera cultivar Barhee BC4 chromosome 1, palm_55x_up_171113_PBpolish2nd_filt_p, whole genome shotgun sequence DNA region contains:
- the LOC103718438 gene encoding uncharacterized protein LOC103718438 — protein sequence MKSYKHMDKEANQRFLKKGPSVIWFHLSGICVAQPVYKVIWGSQTEVLDLMAHQPHLNSLHSLNPFTVKTPYPSSTSSKIKTLLQSYVFRHVCHVFHAIINARSMVMELLNEKNSMAANHTIKLRRKKNKKLLGSIRMHFSWSSSHVIPMPEPASMEVFGASHMYYDPTWNSIISTEEGDEDIELPLSGYLHWLEEKNSEASVRDDDGSEIDQLAEKFIASCHEKFRLEKQESYRRYQEMLARSI from the coding sequence ATGAAAAGTTACAAACATATGGATAAAGAAGCCAACCAACGTTTTCTGAAAAAGGGGCCTTCTGTTATTTGGTTCCACTTGAGTGGCATTTGTGTGGCCCAACCTGTTTATAAGGTCATTTGGGGGTCACAAACTGAGGTGCTGGACCTCATGGCTCACCAACCCCATCTGAATTCCCTGCACTCTCTCAACCCTTTCACGGTGAAAACACCATACCCAAGTTCAACCTCTAGCAAGATAAAAACCCTGCTTCAATCCTATGTCTTTCGACATGTGTGCCATGTATTCCATGCCATCATCAATGCCAGGTCCATGGTCATGGAGCTTCTCAACGAGAAGAATAGCATGGCCGCCAACCACACCATCAAGCtaaggaggaagaaaaataagaagctcCTTGGTTCCATTAGGATGCATTTCAGCTGGTCCTCTTCGCATGTCATACCCATGCCGGAGCCTGCAAGCATGGAGGTCTTCGGCGCGAGTCACATGTACTACGACCCGACATGGAATTCGATAATTTCTACTGAGGAAGGCGATGAAGACATTGAGCTGCCACTCTCTGGGTATCTTCATTGGCTTGAGGAGAAGAATTCTGAGGCTTCAGTGAGGGATGATGATGGGAGTGAGATTGACCAGCTTGCGGAGAAATTCATCGCGAGCTGCCATGAGAAATTTAGGTTGGAGAAGCAAGAGTCTTATAGAAGGTACCAAGAGATGCTTGCTAGAAGCATATGA